The DNA window TCCGACCTGTCGCCGGTCATCCTGAAACGCGCCGAGGAGCTGTCGCTCGGCGACAGCTACCACGCTGCTGCCAGCGACGCCGTGGCGGGCGCCGACCTGGTGATCGCCTGTGTGCCGGTCGGTGCCGCCGAGGGAGTGGCCCAGGCGATCGCGTCGCGTCTGAAGCCTGGTGCCATCGTCTCCGACGTCGGTTCCGTGAAGGGCTCGGTCGTCCGGCAGATGAAACCGCACCTGCCGGACAACGTTCATTTCATTCCGGCTCACCCGGTGGCCGGCACCGAATACTCCGGCCCCGACGCCGGCTTTGCCGAGCTGTTCGTCAATCGCTGGTCGATCGTTTGCCCCGAAGAGAGCACCGATCCCAAGGCACTCGACCGGCTCGTCGCCTTCTGGGCCGGCATGGGCGCCAACGTTGAGTGCATGAGCGCCGAGCGGCACGATCTGGTGCTGGCCATCACCAGTCATCTACCGCATCTGATCGCCTACAACATTGTCGGCACCGCTGCCGATCTTGAGAAGGTCACCGAGTCGGAAGTGATGAAATTCTCGGCCGGCGGCTTTCGTGACTTCACCCGCATCGCCGCCTCCGATCCCACCATGTGGCGCGACGTGTTCCTGCACAACAAGGACGCGGTACTGGAGGTGCTCGGTCGCTTTCAGGAGGATCTGTTCGCGTTGCAGCGGCAGATTCGCTGGGGCGAGGGCGACCGACTCTATGATCTGTTCAGCCGGACGCGTGCCATCCGCCGCGGCATTCTAACACTGGGTCAGGACGAGCCGGGGGCGGATTTCGGCCGCTCCCATAAAGCGCCGCCGAAGCCCGCGTCAGAATAGCGGCGCGATCCGGGCGATCTTTCGGCCATTGGCCGAGACGACGCCGTCAGCGACCTTGAGCCCGATGGAGCGACCGCCGTCGTCGGCGGCCGAGCCCATCAAGACGAAAGCCATGACGAGGCCGGCGACCTCCGGGGTAAGGCTCCTGCCGCCAGCCGCCGCGGCCAGCGTCAGTGCGTTGAGGTCGCGGCCGGTTATCTTCCCCTCGGCTTCCACCAGGCCGGTCTCCGAGACCGTGCCTTCGCCCGTCAGCGTCAGCGAGGCGCCGCCGAGTTCGGCGGCGAGCCGATGCAGGGTCAGTTTGCCGCCCGCTGCCTTCCAGCCGGCGAGCGCCGTGGGACCGGCCGTGGCCATGTCGGCTTCAGCGAGAGTGGCAGCCAGAGTCAGGCGAACCGGAACCGGTGTCAGCGACGTTGAGCCGACGGCAATACCTAGGTTGTCGATCGTGGCGGCGATATCGGCGTCTTCAGGCCGTTCGGCGGCGCGCGCCAGCAAAAGCTCGCCGCGCCCTATCGTCAACTTGCCTTCGGTGCCGCCGGCGAGCGGTCCGGTTGCCGAGAGGTCGACGGTTCTGAGGGCGAGTCGATTGGCGAGGCCATCGGCAAATCCGACGCTGGCGGCGAGTTCGCTGGCGGCGAGGTCGAGCCGCCGACTGTCGGGGGCCGTGTAGGAGGTCGCTCCATCAAAGCGGAAATCGAGTCGGTGAGGGTCGAAGACAGACGCTTCGCCATGCGCGCCAGCGGTCGCAAATTTGCCGCCGTCGGAAAAGGCGACGACCAGGCCACCGTTGCAATTGACGGTTAGCTGAAAGGGCCAGCCCGCGATTTTTTCCTCGGCGCAGTCGATGATGACCCCATTCCTCGCCGAGAGATCGGCGATAGAGCTGTGAATGGTGTTGCCGAGCCACCAGCGGGCGCCGAACCATACGCCAGTCCACAAGAGAGCGACCGCGACGATCGTCCAGAGGCCCCATCGTATCGTCCGCGTCATGGCGCTTCTCCCGCAAGACACAGGCGCCCCCGTGGACGCACTGTTCACCTTCCATCCACTAGAGCAATGTGGCGAAAGATGGAATCGTCTTCGCCAAGCGTTGCATTCGTCCTTCGAAATGCTACGCATTTTGATGCTAACAGGACGGAGCGGAAGGATGGACGCGAGCATCTGGGTGTTCGGCTACGGCTCGCTGATGTGGAACCCCGGTTTTCCATACCTGAGGGCGGTGCAGGCACGCATGCATGGCGTTCGTCGTGCTCTCTGCATTCGCTCGACGCACTATCGTGGGACGCCGGAAAATCCGGGCCTGGTGTTCGGCCTCG is part of the Pleomorphomonas sp. PLEO genome and encodes:
- a CDS encoding prephenate/arogenate dehydrogenase family protein, which produces MSDTLFPRLAIIGIGLIGSSIARAARLNGLVDEIAISDLSPVILKRAEELSLGDSYHAAASDAVAGADLVIACVPVGAAEGVAQAIASRLKPGAIVSDVGSVKGSVVRQMKPHLPDNVHFIPAHPVAGTEYSGPDAGFAELFVNRWSIVCPEESTDPKALDRLVAFWAGMGANVECMSAERHDLVLAITSHLPHLIAYNIVGTAADLEKVTESEVMKFSAGGFRDFTRIAASDPTMWRDVFLHNKDAVLEVLGRFQEDLFALQRQIRWGEGDRLYDLFSRTRAIRRGILTLGQDEPGADFGRSHKAPPKPASE
- a CDS encoding DUF2125 domain-containing protein — its product is MTRTIRWGLWTIVAVALLWTGVWFGARWWLGNTIHSSIADLSARNGVIIDCAEEKIAGWPFQLTVNCNGGLVVAFSDGGKFATAGAHGEASVFDPHRLDFRFDGATSYTAPDSRRLDLAASELAASVGFADGLANRLALRTVDLSATGPLAGGTEGKLTIGRGELLLARAAERPEDADIAATIDNLGIAVGSTSLTPVPVRLTLAATLAEADMATAGPTALAGWKAAGGKLTLHRLAAELGGASLTLTGEGTVSETGLVEAEGKITGRDLNALTLAAAAGGRSLTPEVAGLVMAFVLMGSAADDGGRSIGLKVADGVVSANGRKIARIAPLF